One Ranitomeya imitator isolate aRanImi1 chromosome 1, aRanImi1.pri, whole genome shotgun sequence DNA window includes the following coding sequences:
- the CDO1 gene encoding cysteine dioxygenase type 1, with translation MDHTDILKPQTLDQLIQILHEIFASDQVNVEEVQSIMESYESNPLEWMKYAKFDPYRYTRNLVNEGNGKFNLMILCWGEGHGSSIHDHTNSHCFLKLLQGNLKETLYDWPQKKSNGSMVKKSEGVLKLNQCAYINDSIGLHRVENSSHTETAVSLHLYSPPFDHCQTFDQRTGHKNTVKMTFWSKFGERTPVATAQSQENN, from the exons ATGGATCACACAGACATTCTGAAGCCACAGACCCTGGATCAGCTGATCCAGATCCTGCATGAGATCTTTGCCAGTGATCAAGTCAATGTAGAGGAAGTCCAGAGTATCATGGAGTCCTATGAAAGTAACCCACTGGAATGGATGAAATATGCAAAGTTTGACCCATACAG GTACACAAGAAACTTGGTGAATGAAGGAAATGGAAAGTTTAATCTCATGATTCTCTGCTGGGGTGAAGGACATGGCAG CAGCATCCATGATCACACCAACTCTCATTGCTTCCTGAAACTACTACAAGGCAACCTCAAAGAGACGCTATATGATTGGCCTCAAAAAAAGTCAAATGGATCGATGGTAAAGAAGTCGGAAGGAGTACTCAAGCTAAATCAATGCGCGTATATCAACG ACTCCATTGGCCTTCACCGAGTGGAAAACTCAAGTCACACAGAGACTGCTGTGAGCCTTCACTTGTACAGTCCTCCATTTGACCATTGCCAAACTTTTGACCAACGAACAGGACACAAAAATACAGTTAAAATGACTTTTTGGAGCAAATTTGGTGAACGGACCCCAGTG